In Candidatus Methylomirabilis tolerans, a single window of DNA contains:
- a CDS encoding general secretion pathway protein GspK, producing MALVVVLWILTFLSVVFTAFTFSMRTELAAAGNFRQQAEAYYLAEAGAYRAAAEIINADRDVPPDSKSYDALDEHWRVNPAAYENVALGGGHYWVAVRDEESKIPLNGQISPQYDAMLRRLFSNSGVTDDKLLSTIVDSIQDWRD from the coding sequence TTGGCGCTTGTAGTCGTGCTTTGGATCCTGACATTTCTGAGTGTCGTGTTTACGGCCTTTACCTTTTCGATGCGCACGGAACTAGCCGCGGCCGGCAACTTCAGGCAGCAGGCAGAAGCCTACTACCTGGCGGAGGCCGGTGCCTACCGGGCGGCTGCGGAGATCATCAATGCCGATCGAGATGTCCCGCCAGACTCGAAGAGTTACGACGCCTTAGACGAGCACTGGCGTGTCAACCCGGCCGCCTATGAGAATGTGGCGTTGGGCGGTGGGCATTACTGGGTGGCGGTTAGAGATGAGGAGAGCAAGATCCCCCTGAACGGGCAGATCAGCCCGCAATACGACGCGATGCTTCGCCGGCTGTTCTCCAACTCGGGCGTCACGGATGACAAGCTGCTTTCTACCATCGTTGATTCGATCCAGGACTGGCGCGAC
- a CDS encoding type II secretion system protein GspJ produces the protein MIEVLISLTILSLIFVAVLGAIQVGAKSWESGEARAEESQRNRTLIDTLARDLTMIYPLRVKAQDKDAIAFHGKSDSLEFATLPQSYGAEPFSHMIRIVAYAVEPDRGLVATGSYPLAAQTSASLEESVKPLDERVLQARFRYLVPEGRLEENLPPIWRDFWDPSQDGTVQPAMQGSIPSPGQRVLKGSDRMPLAVELTLTIRQTRSQGVRELILPPLVFPVQVGRTL, from the coding sequence TTGATCGAGGTCCTGATCTCGCTGACAATCCTGTCGCTTATCTTTGTCGCCGTGCTGGGTGCGATCCAGGTTGGAGCCAAGTCGTGGGAGAGCGGGGAGGCGCGGGCGGAAGAGAGTCAGCGCAATCGCACCCTTATCGATACCCTCGCCCGAGACCTGACGATGATATATCCTTTGCGTGTGAAAGCGCAGGACAAGGATGCCATCGCTTTTCATGGCAAGTCCGACTCTCTCGAGTTTGCGACGCTCCCGCAGAGCTACGGGGCTGAACCATTCAGCCACATGATCAGGATCGTGGCCTATGCCGTCGAGCCTGATCGGGGACTGGTGGCCACAGGAAGCTATCCCCTTGCTGCTCAGACATCCGCCTCGCTCGAGGAGTCGGTCAAGCCGCTCGATGAGCGGGTGTTGCAGGCGCGCTTTCGGTACCTGGTGCCGGAGGGCAGACTGGAGGAAAACCTCCCCCCCATTTGGCGCGATTTTTGGGACCCTTCCCAGGATGGGACGGTTCAGCCCGCAATGCAGGGATCGATCCCTTCCCCTGGGCAGCGCGTCCTGAAGGGCTCTGATCGTATGCCGCTGGCCGTCGAGCTTACCCTCACGATTAGACAGACGAGATCGCAGGGGGTTCGTGAATTGATCCTGCCGCCGCTGGTCTTTCCGGTACAAGTAGGGCGAACGTTGTGA
- a CDS encoding type II secretion system GspH family protein — protein sequence MRSARSERGFTLLEVIVALAILGIGFALAMELLATGVRSAKASEDYTQAVLLARQKMAEVAVTRNLAGSADTGEFDGGFRWTSEVQPLAQEEELPGRLYSVRVRVSWLGRRGEKSVDLQTLRMVVDEKKLGQTYAASPSGR from the coding sequence ATGCGAAGTGCGAGGTCAGAGCGCGGTTTCACGTTGCTCGAGGTCATTGTTGCCTTGGCCATTCTGGGCATCGGGTTCGCCTTGGCCATGGAGCTGTTAGCCACTGGGGTTCGCTCGGCGAAGGCGTCCGAGGACTACACTCAGGCGGTCCTGCTGGCTCGCCAGAAAATGGCTGAGGTCGCCGTGACGCGGAACCTCGCGGGCTCGGCAGACACAGGGGAGTTCGACGGGGGATTTCGTTGGACCTCTGAGGTCCAGCCGCTCGCGCAGGAGGAAGAACTCCCCGGTCGGCTCTATAGTGTGCGGGTCCGCGTCAGTTGGCTTGGCCGTCGTGGAGAGAAATCTGTGGACCTTCAGACCCTGAGGATGGTGGTGGACGAGAAGAAGTTGGGTCAGACCTATGCCGCTTCGCCCTCCGGCAGGTAG
- a CDS encoding GspH/FimT family pseudopilin, translating into MNNRTVRGASGFTLLELTVVLFILTLVTVLVAPAFSRSFGQAQLKASARDIAALCRFARTQAIANQDVLEVVLDRQTNRYWLRGPDWIVGRLSGIDQVATVEDPEQRALMRQARVRSLPPGVSLKSVLLATGPLRSDERGGIAFFPQGSSTGGAIDLSDEKGRAYRIVVDPSVGRIRISTAENA; encoded by the coding sequence TTGAACAATAGAACGGTGCGGGGTGCGAGTGGATTTACGCTCCTCGAACTCACCGTCGTATTGTTCATCCTCACGCTGGTGACAGTGTTGGTCGCACCAGCTTTCAGCCGTTCATTCGGACAGGCTCAGCTCAAAGCCTCGGCAAGAGATATCGCCGCCCTCTGCCGATTTGCCAGAACGCAGGCGATCGCCAACCAGGATGTATTGGAGGTGGTGCTTGACCGGCAGACCAATCGCTACTGGTTGAGGGGACCCGACTGGATTGTCGGGCGTCTGAGCGGTATCGACCAGGTGGCTACGGTCGAAGACCCGGAACAGCGGGCTCTGATGCGGCAAGCTCGGGTCCGTTCCCTCCCGCCTGGTGTAAGCCTGAAGTCTGTTCTCCTCGCCACCGGTCCCCTTCGGTCAGATGAGCGTGGCGGTATTGCCTTCTTCCCGCAGGGGAGCTCGACGGGCGGCGCAATCGATCTGTCCGATGAGAAGGGGCGAGCATATCGGATTGTTGTGGATCCATCGGTTGGGCGGATTCGCATCAGCACCGCAGAGAATGCGTGA
- the gspG gene encoding type II secretion system major pseudopilin GspG — translation MRIQQVEGIQAWQKAKVRTSHRNQAGFTLIELLVVIIIIGLLAALVGPKLFGRVGKGKQAAAQAQIELLGAALDNFRLDIGRYPNSEEGLKALLVNPGAVENWDGPYLKKQEIPLDPWVHPYVYKSPGEHGDYDIISYGGDGTAGGDGENQDIVSWAGIKRAGERVEQ, via the coding sequence GTGAGAATTCAGCAAGTTGAAGGTATCCAGGCATGGCAAAAAGCGAAGGTCAGGACCTCGCACCGTAATCAGGCTGGCTTCACCCTCATCGAGTTACTGGTCGTCATCATCATCATTGGGTTGCTGGCTGCCCTTGTCGGGCCGAAGCTGTTCGGCAGGGTGGGGAAGGGCAAGCAAGCGGCAGCCCAAGCCCAAATTGAGCTGTTAGGCGCCGCCTTGGACAACTTTCGGCTGGACATTGGCCGCTACCCAAACAGTGAGGAAGGGTTGAAGGCGCTCCTGGTCAATCCTGGGGCGGTTGAGAACTGGGATGGGCCCTATCTTAAGAAGCAGGAGATCCCGTTAGATCCCTGGGTACACCCCTATGTCTATAAGTCTCCAGGGGAGCATGGCGATTACGATATCATCTCCTATGGCGGTGATGGCACAGCGGGTGGCGACGGGGAGAATCAGGATATCGTGAGCTGGGCAGGCATCAAGCGGGCAGGAGAGCGGGTTGAACAATAG
- a CDS encoding type II secretion system F family protein — MGTFQYTATDRTAKIIQGSMEAADERAVVAWLQANGYYPIRIGQAGGAVAARPGQIRFQIQLSRGPSTQDILAFTQQLATLLEAGMELDRSLAILLDLTDNQRFRSILRGTLADIQSGSSFADSLAKHPRLFSRLYVNMVKAGEASGVLEVILSRLAGFMERSKAVRDEVTSALIYPILLLLVGGGAVVVMMNFVIPRFAQIFADTKQLMPLPTRILLAISAFTTGYWWVFVGLIVLGWIGLRAYLQTEQGKMQWDQWKLALPLLGGLIQEIEVSRFARTFGTLLQSGVPVLNAVSIVKETVTNRVIAGAMSRLQEGVKRGEGISGPLRAAGAFPSFSIHMARVGEETGKLEEMLIRVADTYDDRVRRTVKRLTSLLEPVLILSLGLIVGFIVLSMLLAIFSINELPL; from the coding sequence ATGGGGACATTTCAATATACCGCCACTGATCGTACCGCCAAGATCATCCAGGGGAGTATGGAGGCTGCCGATGAACGGGCGGTTGTGGCGTGGCTTCAGGCCAATGGCTACTACCCGATCAGGATTGGGCAGGCCGGTGGCGCAGTGGCGGCTCGACCCGGTCAGATCCGATTTCAGATCCAGCTTTCCAGGGGACCATCCACCCAAGATATCCTGGCTTTCACACAACAGCTCGCCACATTGCTCGAGGCCGGGATGGAACTGGATCGGAGCTTGGCGATCCTGCTGGACCTGACCGACAATCAACGGTTCCGGTCGATTCTCCGTGGCACCCTGGCCGACATCCAGTCGGGTAGCTCATTTGCCGACAGTTTGGCCAAACATCCCCGACTCTTCTCCCGGTTGTACGTCAATATGGTCAAGGCGGGGGAGGCGAGCGGTGTGCTTGAGGTAATCCTATCCCGTCTGGCAGGGTTCATGGAGCGGTCCAAAGCGGTCCGTGACGAGGTGACGTCGGCCCTTATCTATCCGATTCTGCTGCTCCTCGTGGGTGGCGGTGCTGTGGTGGTCATGATGAACTTCGTGATTCCACGGTTTGCCCAGATCTTTGCCGATACTAAGCAGCTCATGCCGCTGCCGACCAGGATACTGTTGGCGATCAGTGCGTTTACGACCGGTTACTGGTGGGTGTTTGTAGGACTGATCGTCCTTGGCTGGATTGGTCTTCGGGCCTATCTGCAGACTGAGCAGGGGAAGATGCAGTGGGACCAGTGGAAGTTGGCGCTACCGCTGCTGGGTGGCCTGATTCAGGAGATCGAGGTCTCCCGTTTTGCCCGGACGTTTGGGACACTTCTTCAAAGCGGGGTTCCTGTCCTGAACGCTGTTTCCATCGTCAAGGAGACGGTCACCAATCGGGTGATTGCCGGCGCCATGTCCAGGTTACAAGAGGGGGTAAAGCGGGGCGAAGGAATCAGTGGCCCGCTGCGGGCCGCCGGCGCCTTTCCCTCCTTTTCCATCCATATGGCCAGGGTGGGAGAAGAGACCGGAAAGCTGGAGGAGATGCTGATCAGGGTAGCCGACACCTACGATGACCGGGTGCGGCGGACGGTCAAGCGCTTAACCTCGTTGCTGGAGCCGGTCCTGATCCTGTCCCTCGGCCTCATTGTCGGCTTCATCGTGCTGTCGATGCTGCTGGCGATATTTAGCATCAATGAGCTTCCGCTCTAA